TGAACCAGGTTTGCATATCGTTTGCAGCCACTGTCAAGCAACCAATCGTGTGCCAGCGGCCAAGCTGGATAGTGCGCCCAATTGTGGTAAATGTGGTAAGTCGTTATTGACTGGTAGTCCGCATGAGCTGAATGCACAAACGGTCAATAAAGTGATTCAAAAAAATGAAGTGTTGACCATCGTAGACTTTTGGGCGAGCTGGTGTCAGCCTTGCCTCATGATGGCACCGCAGTTTAAAACCGCTGCCAGTCAACTGCCGCAAATAGTCTTTGCCAAGATACAGACCGACAAGCATGAACAAGCTGCTGCGCCTTATAATATTCGTAGCCTACCAACCATGGTAGCATTCAGAAATGGCAAAGAAGTGGCGCGGCAATCAGGCGCACTACCAAGCGATCAAATAATACAGTGGGTACAAAGCCTGAAATAGGCTTAGTTGACCTAAAGCTATTTTAAAATCAGCTTCTAAAAAAATTATAAAAAAGCCAGTACCTTTATTAGATACTGGCTTTTTTAATTCTTAAATTCATTAACGTGTGTTTTTTCAGTGCTACTCGCCGTAAATTTTCACCCCATTGGCAAAGCTACAACGCTGGATACGCGCTGACTGGACAATAGCGTCACGCTCACCATATAGGCGTGACAACTTAGCATCACGGTTTTTGGTATTGTTACTTTTACCAACGCCAAAGCTGATATTAGGTGATATGCCCCAACGCCCTGCAGATACGCCAACCCCAACGCCTGAGGCGGACAAGGTTGACTGCTCATTACGGGTGGCATCAACATAGCGATTTACGCGCACATATTCTTGGTTGAGCGATTGGCAATCGTAGCTTTGGTAAGTATTCGGTGGCACGTATTGCGGGGTTATGTTGCCAGTAGACGCGCAGCCTGAGAGACCAAATACGCCGGCAGCTGCCAGTAATGTTGCTGTAGTGAGAGTTTTCATAATGGCTCCATCAGGCTAAGTTATGGTATCTATGGAAAAAGTTATGGTATCTAGTTGAAAAGACACTGTTTAAAAAGGTGCTGCATTTATTTAAGATAGCAAAAATAAACCAGTCAGGGTACTAAAAAGGCAGCCAAGCGACAAAACAGTATTAATGAGTTACTAAGTATTAACACCGCCTAATCCTAGCACCAGCTTTAGAATAAATTGCCAGGTTTTGAATAAGCTAGGATGACAATACCAACATAAGCAGCGGTAGCAATAAGAATACCTACCTTACTCTGGCTTTGAGTCGCATTGGGGTTGAACGCTTTGATGCTGGCGCTAATGGCGGCAACCAGTAAGATTATTTTAGCAAATACCCACTGTACCGGAGCGTTAGCACTCATCAGCTGCATTAACATCCAAACGCCTGAAATGATGATTAGTGCATAGAGAATATGAGTGCATATTTTAATGATTCGTGGTGCCCGTTTGTTAGCGCTTAATACCAGATAGCTTTGGTACAAAAACAGCGCAATCACCAGTAATGCCAAGAGCGTGTGTAAATGTTTCATTTACGGTGTTCCTTTTACAATGATTCGTTAGTATTTGCTAACTTAAGGATAGTATTCACGGTTGTTAATGTTAGGGATTTGTCATTAGGTTTCTAATGTTAGATCTTTATTCTTCTTTAGTATTTACTAGTATTAGGTTTTTATGATTAACAATACTGTTTATTAATTTACATTTTGCCCAGCACATGAGGGACTGTCAGGGCTGCCACCTTGAACTTGCCATTCGTCGGGCGTATAAGCATGAATCGCCAAAGCATGAATATTACCCCCTTGTGAGGTCAATAATTTATCTACCAGCTGATACACCAACTGATGACGACCCACCAAACGCTTACCAGTAAAATCGTCGCTGACAATAGTAAGCTTAAAATGACTTTCCTTACCTTCAAAATAGCCGGAATGACCTGCTGATTCATTGATTAAGATAAGATTCTGCGGCTGCAAATCTTGTAGTGCTTGCTCAAGGGCAGTAGCAGTCGGAGTAGGGGCAGAATTATTAGTAGCAGGCGCTGTAGTACTCATAGCGTTCCTTTATCGAGTGGTGACTGAGTGGTGACTGATAGTGTGTGAATAAATCGTCGGTCTATTATAGCAGACGTGAACTGACATAGATAAGACCCTATAAGGCGGTCTGAGGAGACGAGTGACGTGAGCAAAAGTCAAGTAAACGTCATAAAGTGAACACTCACAAAAAAGACAGAGTGCAAATAATAGTTGCGCTCTGCCTTTTTTACCACTTGTAAGACGTTTTTTATCAGGAGCTTTATCGTTTACCAGCCAATTTTAGCGGCGTGACTGTTGATACAATGGCATTACTTTAGGCATTAACGATTGCAACTGCGCGATACGATTGCTACTGGTCGGGTGAGTACTTAAAAATTGTGGTGGTCCACCTTGACTCGCACGTTGCATTTTTTGCCATAAGCTAATAGCCGCTTGTGGGTTATATCCAGCACGTGCCATCAGCTCAAGACCTATTTGGTCCGCTTCGCTTTCTTGGGTACGGCTGTGAGGACGGGTCAGTCCCAGGTCTCCCGCTAGGTTAGCCAGTTGCGCCTGACCTTGCGATAGACCGAACACACTAGCAGCAACCCCAATACCAGTTTGAGTCGCATAGTCACGTGAGAGACGTTCGCGCGAATGTTCACGTAGGGCATGCGCCATCTCGTGACCCATGATCGCGGCTATCTCATCATCCGTTAAATTCAGACGGTCAATAATGCCACTATAGAACATGATCTTACCACCTGGCATGACAAAGGCGTTGAGTTCTTTGGAGTTAATGGTATGCACTTCCCATTGCCATTTTGCCGCATCTGGACGATAAACACCGACTTGACTTACTAAGCGATTCGCCACATTTTTGAGGCGGCTTAATTGTGCTTTGTTAGTGTCAAGTACACCGCGTGCTCTCGCTTCTTGAAGATTTTTATTATAGCTTTGTGCTGATAGTTGTAATACCTGTTCGCTTGACACTAATAATAGCTGTTGACGGTCTACACCAATGGCACCAGTACTAGTGGTACTGGTACAACCGGTCAGGCTTAGGGCTGATAATGACACAGCCATGACTGTGGTGGTAAGCACTTTTCTCATAAGAAATTTCCTCACTATAAAAGGTAAAATTGAACAAAAATATTAGGGCGTGTTGAGCATTTACAAATAAGCACTGCTGATAGCTAAAACTGCTGCTAAGAATAATAAGATACCATTTACTTTTTTTGATACGCTATTAATCTCTATTGCTTTTCTTAACGATTTGCCCATGACGTTCTTTAACAACATATAGGACTGTCTACCAAGCACTTATCAACTGGATGTAGAGAAAGCATGAACTAATAATTTATTATTCGTCCGTTTACCAGAGCTTTGTGGGCGCAATAATAGAGTGTTAGTATAATAATGATAGCCGTACAAAACCAGTGCAGTAAAAGTAACAATATTACGTATGATTGTAAGTAAGTTAGTCGAAGGTAAGGCCTATGTAACTCAGTTAACTATAGTGGCTCAATTGCAGGGGGATTAATTGCAGGGGGATTAATTGCAGGGGGATTAATTGCAAGTGGCTTAGTTGCAAGAGACTTAATTGAGGTAACAAAGCATACAAGTGATAAAATATAGATAAACAGGCTGACATACTCGTTGTTTTGATGATTAGGCAGCTTGATTGTTAATTTATAACATTATTCATGGCCTTAGGTCGTAGCACCCTGATGTCCGTCTTTACTAATGTTTGAGTGGTTCTAAAATCCATCGATATAATTAAGTGCCCGTTTCTACAAAATAATGGAATCAGTCAGTGAGAATAAATTTAATTATAAAATCAATAGCATGCAACTGATTAGAGTTAAAAATAGTGGTAAATCCGGCATGAGTCCTAGAGGAGTTTGAAAAAAGAGATTGACAGCAGCTGAATAATTGGTAGAATAGCCAGCCTATCGAGACGTCGTTGTTATTGAATATGACTACTATTAATAGTAAACCAATATCTAAATAGCAGCATAATACAACTTGATTCAGCGGGAATAGCTCAGTGGTAGAGCATAACCTTGCCAAGGTTGGGGTCGAGAGTTCGAATCTCTTTTCCCGCTCCAAACATGGCTCTTTAAGAGCAAAAGCCTCACTTCATTGTGGGGCTTTTTTTATGCTTAAAATTTATGGAATAAAGTAGTGATACTTACGTCATCCTTTACGAAACCTAATTACAAAAGACAGTTAACTTGTCACATTAAATTGAAACAGACCAAGCATACTTGTCTAGTATATTTGTTATTAACTGGTTTGAACCTAAACTCATAAAACTTATACTTATAGCCATCAAAGACGTTATAGAATAAAAAATAACCATAATAGGAGCAGTTATGCCAACTTTTGAACACAAAGAATTTAATGAATTATTTGATTTATCCGGAAAGACCGCCATTGTCACTGGTGGGGCCAACGGTATTGGTAAAGCGACAGCACTGCGCTTGGCACAAGCTGGCGCCAATATAGTCATTGCTGATATGAAACTTGACGATGCCCAGGCTGCGGTGAAAGACATCGAAGCATATGGCGTCAAAGGTTTAGCGATAGAATGTAATATCTTAAAAGATGATGATTTAGTCGCGATGGTAGACAAGTCCATGTCAGAGTTTGGCTGTATCAATATCTTGATTAACAACGCGGGTGGTGGTGGTGGCGGCCGTGAGAATCCATCTAAAATATCAGTTGATGATATTCGCCGTGATTTTGAGTTGAATGTATTTAGTGGCTGGCGTCTCAGCCAATTGTGCGCGCCGCATATGAAAGAATCAGGCTATGGCTCAATCGTGTTTACTACTTCAATGTCGAGTATTAATAAAGACCCAAATATGAGCGGTTACGCCGGTTCAAAAGCAGCCGTTAATCATATGGTGGCCAATTTAGCTCATGATTTCGGTCCGGAAGTGCGTATTAATGCAGTTGGCCCAGGCGCTACCCGTACTGATGCGTTAAAGACCGTATTGACCCCAGAGATTGAAAAGAAAATGTTAGCGCATACCCCGATCAAACGTTTGGGCGAAGCTGATGATATTGCTGGCGCCATGTTATACTTTGCTTCACCAGTCTCAACCTGGGTAAGTGGTCAAACTATTTTTGTGAATGGCGGCGGTGTGCAGACGCTTGATCAGTAAACACTTAATCTTTAAACAATAGATAAATACACCACACTTCGTTTTGCAGAAAATAAAAAGCGCGATCTTGTTGTAACAAGGTCGCGCTTTTTATTGCTTATTTTTGAGTCATTTGTTCTTAAGTTGCCCGCTCTTTATGTTGTTTGTTTTTCATCAAGCTATTAACTACCCATGCTGGGCCAATCAATAAGAATTGTAAGTCTTCAAAAAATGAGGGTTTTTTGCCTTCAAGTTTATGACCAACAAACTGCCCAATCCAAGCAACGATAAATATACTTGCCCAAACCTTAAAGCCCCATGGCAAAAAGGCCATGACTGACAGACAAATTAAGATGAACACACCCATGGCCACAAATAGTGGGGTCGAGAGCTGCATATAAAATAGCAATACCAAAGCGCTTAACACTAAGGTAAACCAGACCGATAATGACATTCCCATACCCAAAAGGCTGACGAAGATAGTGGGCACGCACAACCAATGGATTTTTTTGTTAATCAAATTTTGATGGCTAACGGCATATTCACTCAGCCATTGTTCAAGTGTGCGTTTGGACATGCCTTTACGAGATGCACGAGCCATACTAGCCTCCCTGTTAGTAAATGAATGAGTAGGTAAATCTAACCTAGGCCCCCAGTTGTAGCATTATTTAGAACAACCTACCATTTTATCTGGTAAACGGTACAGTCATGACCTGTTATTTGGCCAGCCTATATTCCAGTATTATTTTTTTATAGCGCTTACTTTATACTTGCGCTTTTAGTGCATTTTGTTCACTACGGTGCCACTCATATAGACCGACAAAAGAGTTCACCTGATAAATCATGGTTTGAATCGCAAATATATAATTGCCAGACATCAGGTTGACGGTTAACCAAACGAAGTTTGAG
The sequence above is a segment of the Psychrobacter sp. PL19 genome. Coding sequences within it:
- the trxC gene encoding thioredoxin TrxC → MSEQASEPGLHIVCSHCQATNRVPAAKLDSAPNCGKCGKSLLTGSPHELNAQTVNKVIQKNEVLTIVDFWASWCQPCLMMAPQFKTAASQLPQIVFAKIQTDKHEQAAAPYNIRSLPTMVAFRNGKEVARQSGALPSDQIIQWVQSLK
- a CDS encoding SirB2 family protein, yielding MKHLHTLLALLVIALFLYQSYLVLSANKRAPRIIKICTHILYALIIISGVWMLMQLMSANAPVQWVFAKIILLVAAISASIKAFNPNATQSQSKVGILIATAAYVGIVILAYSKPGNLF
- a CDS encoding BolA family protein; the protein is MSTTAPATNNSAPTPTATALEQALQDLQPQNLILINESAGHSGYFEGKESHFKLTIVSDDFTGKRLVGRHQLVYQLVDKLLTSQGGNIHALAIHAYTPDEWQVQGGSPDSPSCAGQNVN
- a CDS encoding M48 family metallopeptidase, which gives rise to MRKVLTTTVMAVSLSALSLTGCTSTTSTGAIGVDRQQLLLVSSEQVLQLSAQSYNKNLQEARARGVLDTNKAQLSRLKNVANRLVSQVGVYRPDAAKWQWEVHTINSKELNAFVMPGGKIMFYSGIIDRLNLTDDEIAAIMGHEMAHALREHSRERLSRDYATQTGIGVAASVFGLSQGQAQLANLAGDLGLTRPHSRTQESEADQIGLELMARAGYNPQAAISLWQKMQRASQGGPPQFLSTHPTSSNRIAQLQSLMPKVMPLYQQSRR
- a CDS encoding glucose 1-dehydrogenase, with the protein product MPTFEHKEFNELFDLSGKTAIVTGGANGIGKATALRLAQAGANIVIADMKLDDAQAAVKDIEAYGVKGLAIECNILKDDDLVAMVDKSMSEFGCINILINNAGGGGGGRENPSKISVDDIRRDFELNVFSGWRLSQLCAPHMKESGYGSIVFTTSMSSINKDPNMSGYAGSKAAVNHMVANLAHDFGPEVRINAVGPGATRTDALKTVLTPEIEKKMLAHTPIKRLGEADDIAGAMLYFASPVSTWVSGQTIFVNGGGVQTLDQ
- a CDS encoding Mpo1 family 2-hydroxy fatty acid dioxygenase, giving the protein MARASRKGMSKRTLEQWLSEYAVSHQNLINKKIHWLCVPTIFVSLLGMGMSLSVWFTLVLSALVLLFYMQLSTPLFVAMGVFILICLSVMAFLPWGFKVWASIFIVAWIGQFVGHKLEGKKPSFFEDLQFLLIGPAWVVNSLMKNKQHKERAT